In the Chryseobacterium sp. MYb264 genome, one interval contains:
- a CDS encoding glycosyl hydrolase 115 family protein, whose amino-acid sequence MNFLFKSIVVIIFTFSFGLKGQSVQPFITTENSSDVLMIKEKSEKLSLFTDQSMDKGILRAVINLQSDFQKVTGDIPNLLHTISNNGSPLIIIGTIGTNSVIDDLIKQKKINEKDLKGKKEKFIIQNVKEYNGIAEAIVIAGSDKRGTIYGIYEFSKQMGISPWYYWADVPVQKKENLYFKKGMYTDNEPAVEYRGIFLNDEEPSLGSWARATFGGINSQFYEKVFELILRLKGNYIWPAMWGKAFYDDDPQNGVLADEMGIIMGTSHHEPMALAQTDWHRYIKKNNLPNIWDYTKNAKVLQQFWKSGIERSKNWEKLVTVGMRGDGDEAMGEKTNIALLENIVKDQRKIIKEVSGKKAEKTPQIWALYKEVQDYYDEGMQVPDDVILLFCDDNWGNVRKLPDLSKPVHKGGYGMYYHFDYVGGPRNSKWINISPIQRIWEQMNLTYEHGVDKVWVVNVGDLKPMEFPISFFMEMAWNPKQFNANNLLSYTEKWAAAQFGLKYSKEIARMINLYAKYNRRVTPETLNSKTYSLENYNEFETVSNDYQKLALDANRLYNEIPKEYKDAYFQLVLYPIDACSNLYEMYFNIAKNQQSAAKKDIKANGFADKAKQNFEYDALLQNRYNNEISGGKWKHMMDQTRIGYDNWQQPEKNTMPELIYISKEESVKNKVFKEKDGYISIEAEHFSRQNNSDRIHWQIIPDFGRTLSGLTTFPQNISPLKNENISVEYDVELTSTGEFDVQLLLAPTLNFNSNKGLRYEIYFDDEKPQMVNFNGNYRGELGQWQSEHMIKSITKHRMSTAGKHTLHFRILDAGIVLEKILIDTGRLKPSYLGAPKSDF is encoded by the coding sequence ATGAATTTCCTTTTTAAATCGATTGTTGTGATCATTTTTACCTTCAGCTTTGGACTCAAGGGGCAATCTGTACAGCCATTTATCACGACTGAAAATAGTTCTGATGTCTTGATGATTAAAGAGAAATCAGAAAAACTATCATTGTTTACAGATCAATCGATGGATAAAGGGATTTTAAGAGCAGTCATTAATCTTCAGTCTGATTTTCAGAAAGTAACGGGTGATATTCCGAATCTCTTACATACCATTTCAAATAACGGATCTCCATTAATAATCATCGGAACAATCGGCACAAATTCGGTCATTGATGATCTAATTAAACAGAAAAAAATTAACGAAAAAGACTTAAAAGGTAAAAAAGAAAAATTTATCATTCAGAATGTAAAAGAATACAACGGTATTGCTGAAGCTATTGTTATCGCAGGAAGTGATAAACGCGGAACGATCTACGGAATTTATGAGTTTTCGAAACAGATGGGTATCTCGCCCTGGTATTATTGGGCAGATGTTCCTGTTCAGAAAAAAGAAAATCTCTACTTCAAAAAAGGAATGTATACCGATAACGAACCGGCTGTCGAATACAGGGGAATTTTCCTGAATGATGAAGAACCTTCTTTGGGAAGCTGGGCAAGAGCGACTTTTGGAGGAATTAATTCTCAGTTTTACGAAAAAGTATTTGAATTGATTCTTCGTTTGAAGGGTAATTATATCTGGCCTGCGATGTGGGGAAAAGCTTTCTATGACGACGATCCTCAAAATGGAGTATTGGCAGATGAAATGGGAATTATCATGGGAACCTCTCATCATGAACCTATGGCTTTGGCACAAACCGATTGGCATCGATATATTAAAAAGAATAATTTACCGAATATTTGGGATTACACTAAAAATGCTAAAGTCTTGCAGCAATTCTGGAAATCCGGGATAGAAAGAAGTAAAAACTGGGAAAAGCTTGTGACAGTCGGGATGCGTGGCGATGGAGATGAAGCGATGGGTGAAAAAACCAATATTGCTTTGCTGGAAAATATAGTGAAAGATCAGCGAAAAATTATAAAGGAAGTTTCAGGTAAAAAGGCGGAGAAAACACCGCAAATCTGGGCTTTGTATAAAGAAGTTCAGGATTATTATGACGAAGGAATGCAGGTTCCTGATGATGTCATTCTGCTGTTCTGTGATGACAATTGGGGCAATGTCCGCAAGCTTCCGGATTTGTCTAAACCTGTTCACAAAGGAGGTTACGGAATGTACTATCATTTCGATTATGTGGGCGGACCGCGGAATTCAAAATGGATCAATATCAGTCCGATCCAGAGGATTTGGGAACAGATGAATCTGACCTATGAACATGGTGTTGATAAAGTGTGGGTTGTGAATGTCGGTGATCTCAAGCCTATGGAATTTCCTATTAGTTTTTTCATGGAAATGGCATGGAATCCGAAACAATTTAATGCTAATAATTTATTAAGCTACACAGAAAAATGGGCTGCGGCACAATTTGGTTTAAAATATTCAAAGGAAATCGCGAGGATGATCAACCTGTATGCAAAATATAATCGTAGAGTCACTCCGGAAACGCTGAACAGTAAAACCTACAGTTTAGAAAACTACAACGAATTTGAAACCGTTAGTAATGATTACCAAAAGTTAGCACTCGATGCCAACAGGCTTTACAACGAAATTCCTAAGGAATATAAGGATGCATATTTCCAGTTGGTTTTGTACCCGATCGATGCATGCAGTAATTTGTATGAAATGTATTTTAATATAGCTAAAAATCAACAGTCAGCTGCTAAAAAAGATATAAAGGCCAACGGTTTTGCCGATAAAGCTAAGCAAAATTTTGAATATGATGCTTTGTTGCAAAATAGATACAATAATGAAATTTCGGGCGGAAAGTGGAAGCACATGATGGATCAGACGAGAATAGGCTACGATAACTGGCAGCAGCCGGAAAAAAATACAATGCCTGAACTGATCTATATCTCAAAAGAGGAAAGTGTAAAAAATAAAGTATTTAAGGAAAAAGACGGATATATTTCCATTGAGGCAGAACATTTTTCACGTCAGAATAATTCGGATAGAATTCACTGGCAGATTATTCCCGATTTTGGTAGAACGTTATCAGGATTAACTACTTTTCCTCAAAATATTTCACCTCTGAAAAATGAAAATATCTCTGTTGAATATGATGTTGAATTGACTTCAACAGGTGAGTTTGACGTTCAGTTATTACTGGCTCCAACCCTGAACTTCAATTCAAATAAAGGGTTGCGATATGAAATTTATTTTGATGATGAAAAGCCGCAGATGGTGAATTTTAACGGTAACTATCGCGGAGAATTAGGGCAGTGGCAATCCGAGCATATGATAAAATCAATAACAAAGCATAGGATGTCAACGGCAGGAAAACATACGCTGCACTTCCGAATTTTAGATGCAGGAATTGTATTGGAAAAAATTCTGATCGATACTGGCAGACTAAAGCCCTCGTATTTGGGAGCGCCGAAAAGTGATTTTTAA
- a CDS encoding aldose epimerase family protein, which yields MGGIQISDFGVTKDGDNIKKYTLSNANGMMIEIINYGGIVTSLTAPDRNGNYEDVVLGFANKENYFNANTSFYGAIIGRYANRIADGKFTLNGKEFYVNKNNGENNLHGGDGGFHTKVWTAEPSENSQTLKLSYTSKDGDEGFPAEVLVNVFYTLTDENALEIQYEATADQDTIINLSQHSYFNLSGDFNEKITDHELQLNATQFIPIDHRSIPLGNLENVENTPFDFRVSKQLGRDIDNDHEQLKIAQGYDHCMVPEGEGLRFIGELYHPKSGRNMEVITDQVGVQLYTGNFLDAQSEGKSGGKNHPRTGICLETQHFPDSPNRKNFPSVVLKAGEKYSTKTIYKFTDK from the coding sequence ATGGGAGGTATTCAGATTTCAGATTTCGGAGTGACGAAAGATGGTGACAATATTAAAAAATATACGCTGAGCAATGCCAACGGGATGATGATCGAAATTATCAACTACGGTGGAATTGTAACGTCCCTGACGGCTCCGGACAGAAATGGAAATTATGAAGATGTGGTCTTGGGATTTGCAAACAAAGAAAATTATTTTAATGCAAATACTTCATTTTATGGAGCCATCATCGGAAGATATGCCAATAGAATTGCGGATGGAAAATTTACTCTTAACGGGAAAGAATTTTATGTGAATAAAAATAATGGTGAAAATAATTTACATGGTGGTGATGGTGGCTTTCACACAAAAGTATGGACTGCTGAGCCTTCAGAAAACAGTCAGACACTTAAGTTGTCTTACACAAGTAAAGACGGCGACGAAGGTTTTCCTGCAGAGGTTTTGGTGAATGTATTCTATACATTAACAGATGAAAATGCATTAGAAATACAATATGAAGCGACAGCAGATCAGGATACGATTATCAACTTGAGTCAACATTCGTATTTTAATCTGTCAGGTGATTTTAATGAAAAAATTACAGATCATGAGTTACAGCTGAATGCTACACAATTTATTCCGATCGATCATCGGTCGATTCCGCTGGGGAATCTCGAAAATGTGGAAAATACGCCATTTGATTTCAGGGTTTCAAAGCAGTTGGGAAGGGATATTGATAACGATCATGAACAGTTAAAAATTGCCCAGGGATATGATCACTGCATGGTTCCGGAGGGAGAAGGATTACGATTTATCGGAGAATTATATCACCCAAAAAGTGGCAGAAATATGGAAGTCATTACCGATCAGGTGGGCGTTCAGTTGTATACAGGTAATTTTTTAGATGCACAGTCTGAAGGAAAATCGGGTGGGAAAAATCATCCGCGAACAGGAATTTGTCTGGAAACCCAGCATTTTCCGGATTCACCAAACCGGAAAAATTTTCCGTCGGTTGTTTTAAAAGCGGGAGAAAAATATTCAACAAAAACGATTTATAAGTTTACTGATAAATAA
- a CDS encoding GH35 family beta-galactosidase yields the protein MNIHKVWLLPGLFFSLGIQAQEISRLQKKGTATQLIVDSQPFLILGGELGNSSASSFQDIERDFPKLEQMKLNTVLVPAYWDLIESEEGRFDFSLIDKSIDQARKNNLKVVFLWFGAWKNSMTCYAPLWFKKDYKKYPRAYSKAGKPLEIASSFSENVLHADNKAFNEFMKHIAAVDKAQGTVIMVQVENEIGMLEGARDYSKEADKVFNSQVSDHLIKFLTKNKKELHPSLAEKWGKQGFKTKGNWQEIFGNDLYTDELFTAYSYAQYVEKLAKTARSIHNIPLYVNAAMNSRNRQPGEYPAGGPLAHLIDIWHAGAPSIDMLSPDLYDGDFISWSAKYRLHNNPLFVPEIKMTQNNGVQAFYAFGEHDAIGYSPFSIENNSETGSKRLADAYSKLKQLMPVLTKYQGQNQSKGLLFDQKNTERIISFDDLKITARHFFSLPWDPRAKDGSVWPEGGGLILRLAKNEYIIAGSGIVVEFEKENEKKEVLAKDLGEDGFAAQGGNSQAQNTWNGGMRAGIGPVDEINIDEKGKFIYVRRLNGDQTHQGRHVRIGVDDFQILHVKLYEYQ from the coding sequence ATGAATATACATAAAGTTTGGCTTCTACCAGGACTATTCTTCTCACTTGGGATTCAGGCGCAGGAAATTTCTCGCTTACAGAAAAAAGGAACGGCAACGCAGCTTATAGTTGACAGCCAGCCGTTTTTGATTTTGGGTGGTGAGCTGGGCAACTCTTCAGCGTCGTCTTTTCAGGATATTGAAAGGGATTTTCCGAAGCTTGAGCAAATGAAACTGAATACAGTTTTGGTACCAGCTTATTGGGACTTAATAGAATCTGAAGAGGGTAGATTTGATTTCAGCTTAATTGATAAAAGTATTGATCAGGCCAGAAAAAATAATCTGAAAGTGGTGTTTTTATGGTTTGGAGCATGGAAAAATTCAATGACCTGCTATGCACCGCTTTGGTTTAAAAAAGACTATAAAAAATATCCGAGAGCCTATTCAAAAGCAGGAAAACCTTTAGAAATTGCGAGTTCGTTTTCTGAAAATGTGCTGCATGCTGATAATAAAGCGTTTAATGAGTTCATGAAACATATTGCTGCCGTGGATAAAGCACAGGGAACCGTTATTATGGTTCAGGTTGAAAATGAAATCGGAATGCTGGAAGGGGCTCGGGATTATTCTAAAGAAGCTGACAAAGTATTTAATTCGCAGGTTTCGGATCATTTAATAAAATTTTTAACTAAGAATAAAAAGGAACTCCATCCTTCACTTGCTGAAAAATGGGGAAAGCAAGGCTTTAAAACAAAGGGAAACTGGCAGGAAATTTTCGGAAATGATCTCTATACGGATGAATTGTTTACTGCTTATTCCTACGCTCAGTATGTTGAAAAACTGGCGAAGACGGCGCGTTCCATTCATAATATTCCTTTATATGTCAATGCGGCAATGAACAGCAGAAACCGACAGCCTGGAGAATATCCGGCGGGTGGACCTTTGGCGCATCTGATCGATATCTGGCATGCGGGAGCTCCAAGCATCGATATGTTGTCACCGGATTTGTATGACGGGGATTTTATAAGCTGGTCGGCGAAATACAGGCTCCATAACAATCCGTTGTTTGTTCCTGAAATAAAAATGACTCAGAATAACGGGGTGCAGGCTTTTTATGCTTTCGGGGAGCATGATGCGATCGGTTACAGTCCGTTTTCTATTGAAAATAATTCTGAAACAGGAAGTAAAAGGTTAGCGGATGCCTATTCAAAATTGAAGCAGCTGATGCCTGTTTTAACGAAGTATCAAGGGCAAAACCAGTCAAAAGGCTTGTTATTTGACCAGAAAAATACGGAAAGAATCATCAGTTTCGATGATCTGAAAATTACCGCAAGGCATTTCTTTTCGTTGCCTTGGGATCCCCGGGCAAAAGATGGCAGCGTTTGGCCTGAGGGTGGCGGATTGATCTTACGTTTAGCAAAAAACGAATACATTATTGCAGGAAGCGGAATTGTTGTAGAGTTTGAAAAGGAAAATGAGAAGAAAGAAGTTCTTGCAAAAGATTTGGGGGAAGATGGTTTTGCTGCTCAGGGAGGAAATTCGCAGGCTCAGAATACGTGGAACGGCGGGATGAGAGCAGGAATTGGTCCTGTGGATGAAATAAATATTGATGAAAAGGGAAAATTCATTTATGTAAGAAGATTAAACGGAGATCAGACCCATCAGGGAAGACACGTTCGAATTGGGGTTGATGACTTCCAGATTCTCCATGTTAAATTGTATGAATATCAATAA
- a CDS encoding sialate O-acetylesterase yields MNRIKLFTVLLFFISISFINAKIKLPRLVSDGMVLQRDQKIKIWGTADRGEKIELQFQDKKYKTVADNSGNWKIDLPKMNAGGPFTMTVNEITLKNIMIGDVYVCSGQSNMELPMRRVKTLYSDELKTADNSNIRFFTVRQKYNFKEIKNDFDAGYWEETNPQTISNFSAVAYFFAKEMYQYNKIPVGILHASLGGSPIQAWMDENSLKKFPEYITEAHKWRNDELISKTESSDNALNSAWYSELDKLDKGIESHWEKFDLNDADWKKMNIPGSWEDIEKPFDGSIWFRKEIFLPKGAEKNTAFLNLGRIKDADVTYINGQKVGNTTYEYPPRWYDIPAGILKEGKNVIAVRITNGSGKGEFIKDKDYFLQIGSDKIDLKGEWKYKIGGMMNRPVPGQKFIRWQPTGLYNAMLNPLTQYPVKAILWYQGESNTAKPKEYQELLSTMILDWRNKWNRKDLPFFIVQLANFMESKPQPVESNWAQLRDQERKVSETIPNTGLAVTIDVGEWNDIHPLNKKEVGKRLSLQVEKMLFDKNIQADGPVYQSMKTQGNKIILSFKKGTDDFANVSELKGFAIKGKDGIFKWAKAKVEGNKILVWNDEIQDPIAVRYAWADNPEGANLKSKNGIPASPFTTE; encoded by the coding sequence ATGAATAGAATTAAATTGTTTACCGTCCTATTATTTTTCATCAGTATATCCTTTATTAATGCAAAAATTAAGCTTCCCCGTCTGGTTTCAGACGGAATGGTTTTGCAGCGCGATCAGAAAATAAAAATCTGGGGAACTGCTGATCGTGGAGAAAAAATCGAACTTCAGTTTCAGGATAAAAAATATAAAACAGTTGCCGACAATTCCGGGAATTGGAAAATTGATCTTCCTAAAATGAATGCAGGCGGACCTTTTACGATGACTGTTAATGAAATTACCTTAAAAAATATTATGATTGGTGATGTGTATGTCTGTTCAGGACAGTCGAATATGGAGCTTCCCATGCGCAGGGTTAAAACGCTTTATTCTGATGAGCTGAAAACTGCTGATAATAGTAATATCCGATTTTTTACCGTTCGTCAGAAATATAATTTTAAAGAAATTAAGAACGATTTTGATGCGGGTTATTGGGAGGAAACCAATCCTCAGACGATATCCAATTTTTCTGCGGTAGCATACTTTTTTGCCAAAGAAATGTATCAGTATAATAAAATTCCGGTGGGAATTCTTCATGCGAGTTTGGGCGGTTCACCGATTCAGGCCTGGATGGATGAAAATTCACTTAAAAAATTCCCCGAATATATTACCGAAGCTCACAAATGGCGAAATGATGAATTAATTTCAAAAACTGAGTCTTCGGATAATGCTCTGAACAGTGCGTGGTATTCAGAGTTGGATAAATTGGATAAAGGAATTGAAAGTCATTGGGAAAAGTTTGATTTAAATGACGCTGACTGGAAAAAAATGAATATTCCAGGTTCCTGGGAAGATATAGAAAAACCATTTGACGGAAGTATCTGGTTCAGAAAAGAAATTTTTCTTCCCAAAGGAGCTGAAAAAAATACAGCATTTCTCAATTTAGGAAGAATAAAAGACGCTGATGTAACCTATATCAATGGACAAAAAGTAGGAAATACCACTTATGAATATCCTCCGCGCTGGTATGATATTCCGGCTGGAATTTTAAAAGAAGGCAAAAATGTCATTGCGGTCAGAATCACCAATGGAAGCGGAAAAGGTGAGTTTATCAAGGATAAAGACTATTTTCTGCAAATCGGTTCTGATAAAATAGATTTAAAAGGAGAGTGGAAATATAAGATCGGAGGAATGATGAATCGACCTGTTCCAGGGCAAAAATTCATCCGATGGCAGCCAACAGGTTTGTACAATGCCATGCTCAATCCTCTGACTCAATATCCTGTAAAAGCGATCCTTTGGTATCAAGGCGAAAGCAATACGGCAAAACCTAAAGAATATCAGGAATTACTATCGACTATGATCCTGGATTGGCGAAATAAATGGAACCGAAAAGACCTGCCGTTTTTTATTGTTCAGCTGGCGAATTTCATGGAATCAAAACCGCAGCCTGTGGAAAGCAATTGGGCACAATTGAGAGACCAGGAGAGAAAAGTTTCCGAAACGATTCCCAATACCGGACTTGCCGTAACCATAGACGTTGGCGAATGGAATGACATTCACCCTTTAAATAAAAAAGAAGTCGGAAAAAGGCTGTCGCTACAGGTCGAAAAAATGCTTTTCGATAAAAATATTCAGGCGGACGGACCTGTTTATCAATCCATGAAAACGCAGGGAAATAAAATCATTCTTTCATTTAAAAAAGGAACTGATGATTTTGCCAACGTTTCAGAATTAAAAGGTTTTGCCATTAAAGGAAAAGACGGCATTTTTAAATGGGCGAAAGCAAAAGTTGAAGGAAATAAGATTCTGGTCTGGAATGACGAAATACAAGATCCGATTGCCGTTCGTTATGCATGGGCAGATAATCCCGAAGGAGCCAATCTAAAAAGCAAAAACGGAATTCCCGCATCACCATTCACCACAGAATAA